Proteins encoded by one window of Rutidosis leptorrhynchoides isolate AG116_Rl617_1_P2 chromosome 7, CSIRO_AGI_Rlap_v1, whole genome shotgun sequence:
- the LOC139859943 gene encoding uncharacterized protein, which produces MWETFKQVKINISLINAIKQIHAYAKLLKDLCVQKRKLNASLPKKVNLTKKERAVISGSLPPKFKDPGTPLISVTVGNLNIKKALLELGASINILPSSLVERYELRTLKQTDFLIQLADWTIRTPRGMLENVIVKFKDFYYPVDFIVMDIETNFSDTQPVTTRQNHQ; this is translated from the coding sequence ATGTGGGAAACGTTTAAGCAAGTAAAAATCAATATTTCACTTATTAATGCAATCAAACAAATTCATGCATATGCTAAGCTTTTAAAAGATTTGTGTGTTCAAAAACGGAAACTCAATGCAtcattgcccaaaaaggtcaatTTAACTAAAAAGGAGAGAGCTGTTATTTCTGGCTCACTTCCACCGAAGTTTAAAGACCCAGGGACACCTTTAATTTCTGTTACGGTTGGgaatttaaatattaaaaaggcTTTGTTAGAATTAGGGGCTAGTATTAACATACTTCCATCGAGTCTTGTTGAACGGTACGAGTTGAGAACCTTAAAACAAACTGATTTTCTTATCCAACTTGCAGACTGGACAATAAGAACTCCAAGAGGTATGTTAGAAAACGTGATTGTGAAATTCAAAGATTTTTATTACCCTGTTGATTTTATAGTTATGGACATTGAGACTAACTTTAGTGACACCCAACCTGTAACGACCCGGCAAAATCATCAATGA